Proteins encoded within one genomic window of Spiroplasma sabaudiense Ar-1343:
- a CDS encoding riboflavin kinase, producing MQTVIYYNPLARMLYNLEPNLVLISDLGNWTNNHNQQIDKLYEEGKKRNLKTAVVIFKKDYIESNRLWNEKNLVEKFHQSKVDYLIIYYYNKLFFNSEAQQWLDEFNLMKINLNTKGCLYDESFTLFDKGLIKPHWVSCFEQESLILPKVINEEKNDLLKLLKTNQFDKFFEKTGVNYTFEEFILTGKQLGRKIGFPTANQKIDKKLPLIEGVYLTEIEVRTLEPKKFYGLSDYWTNNEGESLFETFILDFDLEIYGWLVRVKPIKYLRANQKISSLEELKILLEKDLKNANKIIATIDQKKNSEL from the coding sequence ATGCAAACAGTTATTTATTATAATCCTTTAGCGAGAATGTTATATAATTTGGAACCAAATTTAGTCTTGATTTCTGATTTGGGAAATTGAACAAATAATCATAATCAACAAATTGATAAGTTATACGAAGAGGGTAAAAAAAGAAATTTAAAAACAGCCGTTGTTATTTTCAAAAAAGACTATATAGAATCAAATCGCTTATGAAACGAAAAAAATTTGGTAGAAAAATTTCATCAAAGCAAAGTGGATTATTTAATAATTTACTACTACAACAAATTATTTTTCAATTCTGAGGCGCAGCAATGACTTGATGAATTTAATTTAATGAAAATAAACTTAAATACAAAAGGCTGTTTATATGATGAGAGTTTTACTTTATTTGATAAAGGTTTAATTAAACCTCATTGAGTGTCTTGTTTTGAACAAGAGAGTTTAATTCTACCAAAAGTTATTAATGAAGAAAAAAATGATTTATTAAAACTTTTAAAAACTAATCAGTTCGATAAATTTTTTGAAAAAACTGGAGTTAACTATACTTTTGAGGAATTTATTTTAACAGGAAAGCAACTGGGAAGAAAAATTGGCTTTCCAACTGCTAATCAAAAAATTGATAAGAAACTCCCATTGATTGAGGGGGTTTATTTAACAGAAATCGAAGTTAGAACTTTAGAACCTAAAAAATTTTATGGCTTAAGTGACTATTGAACTAACAATGAAGGTGAAAGTCTTTTCGAAACTTTTATTCTTGATTTTGATTTAGAAATTTATGGCTGGCTAGTTAGGGTAAAGCCGATTAAATACCTTCGAGCAAATCAAAAAATCAGTAGTCTAGAAGAATTAAAAATTTTATTAGAAAAAGATTTAAAAAATGCCAATAAAATTATTGCAACTATAGATCAGAAAAAAAATAGTGAATTATAA